One stretch of Tistrella mobilis DNA includes these proteins:
- a CDS encoding TRAP transporter large permease, whose product MSQALFGLFFVFLGAGMPIFVVLGLTAAVLLAADGSSLLLLAQKVLDELNSELLMALPFFGMAAVFMQRGGIARALIDVSAAWMGRLPGGLGVVAVAGCTIFAAIAGSSVATALAMGTILVPAMIQRGYPASFSTALIGTGGTLGILIPPSLPLILFAIIAEQSVPRLFLAGVVPGLLQALMLILFVIWTARRKGYPPEPRMSRAEFVRVNLKALPAFAVPVIVAVGIYGGFVTVTEAAVLAALVAMLVGMTVYRGFTLAQAPAVMGQAVRSAASIMVIIAMALAFGHWVTESGVPAAVVDFVTRNDLSAWQFLLAINLLLLVLGMFLEVASIILIAVPILMPVVAALGIDPIHFAIVIVVNMEIALLTPPVGLNLYVLSSISKVPIGEVIRGIWPFIALFAAYLALITYVPALSLWLPALVYGG is encoded by the coding sequence GCTGCTGCTTGCCCAGAAGGTGCTGGACGAGCTGAATTCCGAGCTGCTGATGGCGCTGCCCTTTTTCGGCATGGCGGCGGTGTTCATGCAGCGCGGCGGCATCGCCCGCGCCCTGATCGACGTCTCCGCCGCCTGGATGGGTCGCCTGCCCGGCGGCCTGGGTGTGGTGGCGGTGGCCGGTTGCACCATCTTCGCCGCGATTGCGGGATCGAGCGTGGCGACGGCGCTCGCCATGGGCACGATCCTGGTGCCGGCGATGATCCAGCGGGGCTATCCGGCCTCGTTCTCCACCGCGCTGATCGGCACCGGCGGCACGCTCGGTATCCTGATCCCGCCCAGCCTGCCGCTGATCCTGTTCGCGATCATCGCCGAGCAATCGGTGCCGCGTCTGTTCCTGGCCGGCGTGGTGCCGGGCCTGCTTCAGGCGCTGATGCTGATCCTGTTCGTGATCTGGACCGCCCGCCGCAAGGGATACCCGCCCGAGCCGCGGATGAGCCGGGCGGAATTCGTCCGGGTCAATCTGAAGGCCCTGCCGGCCTTCGCGGTGCCGGTGATCGTGGCGGTCGGCATCTATGGCGGCTTCGTCACCGTCACCGAGGCGGCGGTGCTGGCGGCGCTGGTGGCGATGCTGGTGGGCATGACCGTCTATCGCGGCTTCACCCTTGCCCAGGCGCCCGCCGTGATGGGCCAGGCGGTCCGGTCTGCCGCCAGCATCATGGTGATCATCGCCATGGCGCTCGCCTTCGGCCATTGGGTGACCGAAAGCGGCGTGCCGGCGGCGGTGGTGGATTTCGTCACCCGCAACGACCTTTCGGCCTGGCAGTTCCTGCTGGCGATCAACCTGCTGCTGCTGGTGCTGGGCATGTTCCTGGAGGTGGCCTCGATCATCCTGATCGCGGTGCCGATCCTGATGCCGGTGGTGGCGGCGCTGGGCATCGACCCGATCCATTTCGCGATCGTGATCGTGGTGAACATGGAGATCGCGCTGCTCACCCCGCCAGTCGGGCTCAATCTCTACGTCCTCTCCAGCATTTCCAAGGTGCCGATCGGCGAGGTGATCCGCGGCATCTGGCCGTTCATCGCCCTGTTCGCGGCCTATCTGGCGCTGATCACCTATGTGCCCGCCCTGTCGCTCTGGCTGCCGGCCCTGGTCTATGGCGGCTGA